The following coding sequences are from one Leptolyngbya sp. NIES-3755 window:
- a CDS encoding membrane-associated zinc metalloprotease (similar to AA sequence:cyanobase_aa:LBDG_18980): MSVLAVILLLAVLIFVHELGHFLAARLQGIYANRFSIGFGPILFKYQGEQTEYALRALPLGGFVGFPDDDPDSTIPPDDPNLLKNRPVLDRAIVISAGVIANLVFAYFILVGQMAFVGLPTIDYNPGVIVPEAIAQDVASQAGVQSGDVIVGINGKSLGASDTAMRTLQQKIETSPGQPLELSIERKGQPVTVNVTPKDDNGKGKIGVKLQPHFKTQPNGKIVYYKHPRNPIEVFTMSSNEFQRIVVLTVQGFGQLISNFSNTANQVAGPVAIVATGARIAKTDFASLFNFTALISINLAIINILPLPALDGGQLAFLFVEGVRGKPVPSKIQDGVMQTGLMLLLGLGVFLIIRDTVNLIPQ, from the coding sequence ATGTCTGTTCTGGCGGTTATTCTTCTTTTGGCAGTTCTGATCTTCGTGCATGAACTTGGTCATTTCCTGGCGGCGAGGCTTCAGGGCATCTATGCAAATCGATTCTCGATCGGGTTTGGTCCCATTTTGTTTAAATATCAGGGCGAACAAACTGAGTATGCGCTGAGAGCATTGCCGCTCGGTGGGTTTGTGGGATTTCCTGACGATGATCCAGACAGTACGATTCCGCCAGATGATCCGAATTTATTGAAAAATCGTCCGGTTCTCGATCGAGCGATCGTCATCAGCGCTGGAGTCATTGCAAACTTAGTATTCGCCTACTTTATTCTCGTCGGGCAAATGGCATTCGTAGGATTACCAACGATCGATTACAATCCGGGCGTAATTGTCCCCGAAGCGATCGCGCAGGATGTGGCATCTCAAGCGGGAGTGCAAAGCGGTGATGTGATCGTTGGGATTAACGGTAAGTCGCTGGGTGCATCTGATACTGCGATGCGAACCTTGCAACAAAAGATCGAAACCAGTCCAGGACAACCGCTGGAATTATCGATCGAGCGCAAAGGTCAGCCTGTAACCGTGAATGTCACACCCAAAGATGACAACGGTAAAGGAAAGATTGGAGTTAAATTACAACCTCATTTCAAAACTCAGCCGAATGGCAAGATCGTGTACTACAAACACCCAAGGAACCCGATCGAAGTTTTCACAATGTCATCGAACGAGTTTCAGCGGATTGTAGTTCTAACCGTTCAGGGCTTTGGTCAGTTAATCAGCAACTTTAGCAATACAGCAAATCAAGTCGCGGGACCTGTTGCGATCGTGGCGACGGGTGCGAGAATTGCCAAAACTGATTTTGCCAGCTTATTCAATTTCACCGCTTTAATCAGCATTAACCTGGCGATTATCAACATTTTGCCGCTTCCCGCGCTTGACGGTGGACAACTCGCATTTCTATTCGTTGAAGGCGTTCGTGGAAAACCCGTTCCGTCCAAGATTCAAGACGGCGTGATGCAGACCGGATTAATGCTATTACTGGGATTAGGCGTTTTTCTGATCATCCGTGACACGGTGAATCTCATTCCCCAGTGA
- a CDS encoding hypothetical protein (protein of unknown function DUF820;~similar to AA sequence:cyanobase_aa:PCC7424_0954), whose protein sequence is MSQLNTLVQMETWIPITWEEFIRITDDPAYQKVKAYYHNGRMRLENTAVIGNPHSRDHALLISAVMLFAGVQGLDIDGHDSCTYRKSELIEIQPDASFYVYANAEIVPWEAAIVDLDLYPVPDLVIEVSDASLTDDRGEKRLLYESLGVKEYWIIDVQNASIWAFAIADRGSRRIDQSLVLPGLEIAVLEEAFRRSREMNHGKVSAWLMNQFQAGMN, encoded by the coding sequence ATGAGTCAGTTAAACACTCTAGTGCAGATGGAAACTTGGATTCCGATAACTTGGGAAGAGTTTATCCGAATCACAGACGACCCTGCTTATCAGAAGGTCAAGGCTTACTATCACAACGGACGCATGAGGCTGGAAAATACAGCAGTTATAGGAAATCCTCATTCTCGCGATCATGCTCTTCTCATCAGTGCAGTGATGCTCTTTGCGGGTGTGCAAGGTCTCGATATCGATGGTCATGATAGCTGCACCTACCGCAAAAGTGAATTGATCGAGATTCAACCGGATGCTTCGTTCTATGTATATGCGAATGCAGAGATTGTGCCTTGGGAAGCGGCGATCGTAGATCTAGATTTATACCCAGTGCCAGATTTAGTAATCGAAGTATCAGATGCTTCTCTGACCGACGATCGAGGAGAAAAACGATTACTGTATGAGTCGCTGGGTGTAAAAGAATACTGGATCATCGATGTCCAGAATGCGAGTATTTGGGCATTTGCGATCGCGGATCGGGGGAGTCGGCGCATCGATCAGTCTCTTGTTTTGCCAGGGTTAGAAATTGCGGTATTGGAAGAAGCATTTCGTCGCAGTCGCGAAATGAATCATGGCAAGGTGAGTGCTTGGTTGATGAATCAGTTTCAGGCTGGAATGAACTAG
- a CDS encoding hypothetical protein (similar to AA sequence:cyanobase_aa:NIES39_J03720) → MIAELKSPIVTWEKLPADYVLPDDPVDNITQPMLAMALTDSLAQAGKLSETTLTPTNYGICATIDAKIVVKAPDWSFVPQITVSRSEVERSYTPNLQGSIPVIVMEFLSHTDGEEYSIKPSYPPGKWYFYERILQVPNYVIFEPESGDIEIYRLDANGIYRPELMDENGRYWIPEMDLFLGVWQGERENRSGYWLRWWDESGQLLLWGTEAVAAERQRTELERQRVEEERQRAEEEQQRSQRLAEKLRELGVDPDQL, encoded by the coding sequence ATGATTGCTGAGTTGAAGTCACCGATCGTCACTTGGGAAAAGCTTCCTGCGGATTATGTCCTTCCTGATGATCCTGTGGATAATATTACCCAGCCAATGTTGGCAATGGCTTTGACCGATAGCCTCGCTCAAGCCGGAAAACTCTCTGAAACGACATTGACCCCGACTAACTACGGGATTTGTGCCACGATCGATGCCAAAATCGTTGTAAAAGCGCCCGATTGGAGCTTCGTGCCTCAGATTACCGTTTCTCGATCGGAGGTTGAACGATCTTATACGCCCAACCTTCAAGGCAGCATTCCTGTGATTGTGATGGAATTTCTATCACACACAGATGGCGAGGAGTATTCGATCAAGCCATCTTACCCGCCAGGAAAATGGTACTTTTATGAACGGATTTTGCAGGTTCCGAACTATGTGATTTTTGAGCCTGAATCAGGCGACATAGAAATTTATCGATTGGATGCGAATGGGATTTACCGCCCAGAACTCATGGATGAGAATGGACGGTATTGGATTCCTGAGATGGACTTGTTTTTGGGTGTGTGGCAAGGAGAAAGGGAAAATCGTTCTGGGTACTGGCTCCGCTGGTGGGATGAATCGGGACAGTTGTTGTTATGGGGAACGGAAGCAGTCGCCGCAGAACGACAACGAACAGAGCTAGAACGGCAACGGGTGGAAGAAGAACGACAGCGAGCGGAAGAAGAACAACAGCGATCGCAGCGTTTAGCCGAAAAACTCCGAGAACTAGGAGTCGATCCAGATCAGCTATAA
- a CDS encoding seryl-tRNA synthetase (similar to AA sequence:cyanobase_aa:LBDG_50790) translates to MLDLKLIRENPDLVQTKLNQRGGNYDLSAIASLDRQRRELEVERSQLQARSNEIGKLVGQMMKADPKNPEVQPLRDEGNSIKAKLSELEPREKEIRDQIETLLLTFPNLPSETTPIGKDETENVEVKRWGDEFKPSIDILPHYEIAEKLGILNTERATKIAQSRFVILMGAGAALERALIQFMLNQQIAAGYVEVIPPVLINSRSLTTTGQLPKFAEDGFKCADDDLWLAATAEIPLTNMYRDEVIPAEQLPIHHCAYTPCFRREAGSYGRDTRGLIRLHQFNKVELVKLVNPETSEQEHQTLVQNAEAILEALKLPYRTVELCTGDLGFSAAKCYDLEVWLPSAGTYREISSCSNCLDFQARRGNIRSKEAGQKGTQLVHTLNGSGLAVGRTMAAILENYQQADGTVKIPEALQPYLGREVL, encoded by the coding sequence GTGCTAGACCTGAAGCTAATTCGTGAAAATCCTGACCTTGTGCAAACCAAGCTGAATCAGCGCGGCGGGAATTATGACCTTTCTGCGATCGCGTCTCTTGATCGTCAGCGGCGCGAATTAGAAGTTGAGCGATCGCAACTCCAAGCAAGAAGTAACGAGATCGGAAAATTGGTCGGTCAGATGATGAAGGCTGATCCGAAAAATCCCGAAGTTCAGCCGCTTCGAGACGAGGGAAATTCGATCAAGGCAAAATTAAGCGAATTAGAGCCACGAGAAAAGGAAATTCGCGATCAGATTGAAACGCTGTTGTTGACATTTCCGAATTTGCCGAGTGAGACAACGCCGATCGGGAAAGATGAAACCGAAAATGTTGAAGTGAAGCGATGGGGAGATGAATTTAAACCTTCGATCGACATTCTTCCCCATTACGAAATCGCTGAGAAGCTTGGAATTCTCAACACCGAACGAGCGACAAAAATTGCTCAAAGCCGATTCGTGATTTTGATGGGTGCGGGTGCGGCACTGGAACGAGCATTGATTCAGTTCATGTTGAATCAGCAAATTGCAGCGGGATATGTCGAAGTCATTCCTCCGGTGTTGATTAATTCTCGATCGCTCACCACAACCGGACAGCTACCAAAATTCGCTGAAGATGGTTTCAAATGCGCTGATGACGATTTGTGGCTTGCGGCAACGGCAGAAATTCCCTTGACCAATATGTATCGGGATGAGGTCATTCCAGCCGAACAATTACCGATTCATCACTGTGCTTACACGCCTTGTTTTCGACGGGAAGCAGGGAGCTATGGCAGAGACACACGCGGCTTAATTCGTCTCCACCAGTTCAATAAAGTTGAATTAGTCAAGCTGGTTAATCCTGAAACTTCGGAACAGGAACATCAAACTCTAGTGCAAAATGCAGAAGCGATTTTAGAAGCCTTGAAACTGCCTTATCGGACGGTTGAACTTTGCACTGGAGATTTAGGATTTTCAGCCGCGAAGTGCTATGACCTCGAAGTATGGTTGCCCTCAGCGGGAACTTACCGCGAGATTTCTAGCTGCTCGAACTGTCTAGACTTCCAAGCACGTCGTGGTAATATTCGATCGAAGGAAGCAGGTCAGAAAGGCACTCAACTGGTTCACACGCTGAATGGATCGGGATTAGCAGTCGGTCGAACAATGGCAGCTATTCTGGAGAACTATCAGCAAGCCGATGGAACCGTGAAAATTCCAGAAGCATTGCAGCCTTATCTGGGACGAGAAGTGCTGTAA
- a CDS encoding phycocyanin beta subunit (similar to AA sequence:cyanobase_aa:Ava_2930) produces the protein MLDAFAKVVSQADAKGEFLSTGQLDALTSVVRDGSKRLDTVNRITSNASTIVANAARALFAEQPQLIAPGGNAYTNRRMAACLRDMEIILRYVTYATLAGDASVLDDRCLNGLRETYQALGVPGGSVAAGVQKMKEAAISLANDPNGITKGDCSQLMSEVASYFDRAAAAVA, from the coding sequence ATGTTAGATGCTTTCGCAAAGGTGGTCTCTCAGGCTGATGCCAAAGGCGAATTCCTTAGCACCGGACAACTCGATGCTTTAACCTCAGTCGTTCGTGATGGCAGCAAGCGCCTTGACACCGTGAACCGCATCACCAGCAACGCATCCACGATCGTTGCAAACGCGGCTCGTGCATTGTTCGCAGAACAGCCCCAATTGATCGCTCCCGGCGGAAACGCTTACACCAACCGCCGCATGGCAGCTTGTCTGCGCGACATGGAAATCATCTTGCGCTATGTCACCTACGCAACCCTCGCAGGTGATGCAAGCGTTCTCGACGATCGTTGCTTGAACGGTCTGCGCGAAACCTACCAAGCATTGGGCGTACCTGGTGGATCGGTTGCTGCTGGTGTTCAAAAAATGAAAGAAGCTGCAATCTCCTTGGCAAACGACCCGAACGGAATCACCAAAGGTGACTGTTCGCAATTGATGTCGGAAGTTGCTTCCTACTTCGATCGTGCGGCGGCTGCTGTTGCATAG